The following are encoded in a window of Paenibacillus polymyxa genomic DNA:
- a CDS encoding PocR ligand-binding domain-containing protein: MIREHLSIQKIFDLKKWEQLQDSLASVTKLAILTVDYKGNPVTSHSQCQSFCKKVRHDENLLPYCQKCDSRGGLEAVRSNKPYIYLCHYDIVDIAVPIIIDDKYIGAVMAGQVRLADPSSALQLEQILTSKNEKLYSSKWEELKNDYADLPSMTYQEIQTISSMLSLLCNYIVEEAMNKNLLAEMFEKASATQSTPQLSEILPGYSLEHIENLKKEMNNFLADAYLNSSGDVDISCGNPVLRPAFEYIFEHKGETFSLKAMADLCHISPSYFSRLFAKETGENFSSYLSRLKIKWAKQLLEATDIPVSQISSELGFNEPGYFIKIFKKYEGTTPAVYRKYYKG; encoded by the coding sequence TTGATACGTGAACATTTGAGCATCCAGAAAATCTTTGATTTGAAAAAGTGGGAGCAGTTGCAGGATTCATTAGCATCCGTTACCAAATTAGCCATTCTCACCGTCGATTATAAAGGGAATCCCGTAACTAGCCACAGCCAATGCCAATCGTTCTGCAAAAAGGTTCGCCATGATGAGAATCTCCTTCCTTACTGCCAAAAATGTGACTCTCGTGGTGGACTTGAAGCGGTGCGTTCCAACAAACCTTATATTTATCTCTGTCATTATGACATCGTCGACATCGCGGTACCGATCATTATCGACGATAAGTACATCGGCGCCGTCATGGCAGGTCAGGTACGTTTAGCCGATCCTTCGAGCGCCTTACAGCTCGAGCAAATCCTCACCTCAAAAAATGAAAAACTGTACAGTTCCAAATGGGAAGAACTTAAGAACGACTACGCCGATCTGCCGTCCATGACCTATCAGGAAATTCAGACGATCTCCAGCATGTTATCCTTATTGTGTAATTATATTGTTGAAGAAGCGATGAACAAAAATCTTCTCGCAGAAATGTTCGAGAAAGCGTCGGCCACACAGTCCACTCCGCAGTTGTCCGAGATCCTTCCTGGCTACTCGTTGGAGCATATCGAAAACCTTAAGAAAGAAATGAATAATTTCTTAGCAGATGCCTATCTGAATTCCTCAGGAGATGTGGATATTTCGTGCGGAAATCCCGTACTAAGACCCGCCTTCGAATATATTTTTGAGCACAAGGGTGAAACTTTTTCTCTGAAAGCCATGGCTGACTTGTGCCACATTAGTCCAAGCTATTTTAGTCGGCTGTTTGCGAAAGAAACGGGGGAGAACTTTTCCAGCTATCTTTCCCGCCTGAAGATTAAATGGGCGAAGCAGTTGCTCGAAGCTACAGATATTCCGGTATCCCAGATCAGTAGCGAGCTCGGCTTCAATGAGCCGGGGTATTTCATCAAAATATTCAAAAAGTATGAAGGCACAACGCCCGCGGTGTACCGAAAGTATTACAAGGGATAA